One Psychrosphaera aestuarii DNA window includes the following coding sequences:
- a CDS encoding efflux RND transporter periplasmic adaptor subunit: protein MIYRVVILLAVLALWTTSAIASEAMEIKAEPYVKTNTRVGQLAFFKTYQQSFKSAGNVIELSLEEGQTFKKGDVLAKVDTDDLSSELNQLIAEKAFVNKEIERLKKLKKVNAVSQSDVDRQKSRSSQLRAQIIRTREFLDAALIVAPFDGVVISRYIDAGEFVNAGQAVISIAPVADNLVVEVAVQDQLLMHLAVGQKIMLENRSSDAKLLGEVKTVPQMPEANTGLFVVKIMITDTENTRVGSLYNVTLTQSMNMVYPIPADYVQLDFNQTAILMLNNDGKKATPKRLKVIDHNSEYVYVKADSQSSINIVKMD from the coding sequence TTGATATATCGAGTAGTAATTCTATTGGCTGTACTTGCCCTTTGGACAACGTCGGCTATTGCCTCTGAAGCCATGGAAATCAAGGCTGAGCCTTATGTCAAAACCAATACTAGAGTTGGTCAATTAGCGTTTTTTAAGACCTATCAACAGTCGTTTAAGTCAGCGGGTAACGTCATTGAATTATCGTTAGAAGAGGGTCAAACCTTTAAAAAAGGCGATGTATTAGCAAAAGTCGACACCGACGATCTGTCATCTGAATTAAACCAACTAATTGCAGAAAAGGCATTCGTTAATAAAGAGATTGAACGACTCAAAAAACTTAAAAAAGTGAATGCCGTTTCTCAAAGCGATGTCGACCGACAGAAGTCTCGCTCCTCACAACTTAGAGCACAAATCATTCGTACACGAGAGTTTCTCGATGCTGCACTAATTGTTGCGCCGTTTGATGGTGTAGTAATTAGTCGTTATATCGATGCCGGTGAATTTGTTAACGCCGGTCAAGCCGTCATTTCAATCGCGCCGGTTGCAGATAACTTAGTGGTTGAAGTAGCAGTACAAGATCAATTGTTGATGCATTTGGCCGTTGGTCAAAAAATTATGTTAGAAAATCGTAGCAGCGACGCAAAGCTTTTAGGCGAAGTTAAAACCGTACCGCAAATGCCAGAAGCTAATACAGGCCTATTTGTTGTAAAAATTATGATCACTGATACTGAGAATACGCGAGTTGGCTCGCTATACAATGTCACCTTAACGCAGTCAATGAACATGGTTTACCCGATCCCTGCCGATTATGTACAACTAGACTTTAATCAAACGGCTATCTTAATGCTCAACAACGATGGCAAAAAAGCGACACCAAAGCGTTTGAAAGTCATCGACCATAATTCAGAGTATGTTTACGTTAAAGCAGACTCTCAATCGTCAATCAATATCGTAAAAATGGATTAA
- a CDS encoding efflux RND transporter permease subunit: MLHSVNQYLSKNIRLLGLLLAMVFLLGGNSLLTMPKAEDPQFLLPINVVEVIVPGMSPLLLETQVIEPIERSLGLVENIKTIESRARHGSVNMIIKFIHGTNPEDGFDEIVRAVTRIRGELPDDVQNVIFFKASPTTVNVLQLAISHPDNDWQTIQRGANKLKNLLQALPNIQQSEVWGLPQLVVAVDVDPAKLIRYKVNIQEVMAAVAERGQSTHAGYIDDKQVRFTINLSGEYKDISQLQNTVIKMHDSAQITLADVASVKIDFNNPDNLAFVADKPVVFVTAQQRMGANIYELGGQVEQVLAEFSTSHPDLQTQTIFAQEDSVHYRINGFLRDLASGLLLILVCLFFFMGFKQSFWVSLALPITIFATLTIMNLMGFVLQQMTIAGLIVALGLLVDNSLVVVEQFVKVQDKVSSRIEAIKQVISDVGLPLMSGTLTTVFAFLPLLLLQSDTGDFMRALPVSVSISLLVSLVVALIVLPVLMSVFGVSKESSWTLSYKLNKFAEGWFSKLLNKLLVRPILVLLVFAVGLFACISLMSKVGVSLFPKAEKSMLVVNLETPVQSSLAFTQESALKLSEELQKLKYVKNVVTTVGATSPRIYYNHTSDRGRANYAQLMVIADNYEKDKIQSMINTIRTKYANSSLGKINVFEFQQGPVTDRPITFRILGDDLDQLANRAAELQAYIESLEHTFDVRNITAESGFAYDIKIDEIKAKQRNVDLASAEQQVSLMIDGEFAAEINDRFGQAYPILIRSQQESVDALESLYIKNNAGLDIPLSAIASIQATRLKPAFYHYQRIRMARVSADVVQPGNVAEITAKIEDYLQSLSWHNGLSYKVGGEEEARKESFGGLSQILIVVVVSIFVLLFIQFNSFAQPLVIISLLPIAFAGSVFGMFITSLSFSMMAFIGLISLIGIMVNDAIIVVDGFNRGRYRFNSAKEAMVASVASRFTPVILTSLTTVVGLLPLTLYGGDLWQPMGTVIITGLAFTTLASLIWVPALTLILTRRK, translated from the coding sequence ATGTTGCACTCGGTAAACCAATACCTGTCAAAAAATATTCGCTTGTTAGGTTTGTTGCTAGCGATGGTTTTTTTGCTCGGGGGCAACTCGTTATTAACCATGCCAAAGGCGGAAGATCCGCAGTTTTTGTTACCGATAAATGTTGTCGAAGTCATTGTCCCTGGCATGTCGCCGTTACTTTTGGAAACTCAGGTAATTGAACCAATAGAGCGATCACTTGGGCTGGTTGAAAACATAAAAACGATAGAATCAAGAGCGCGTCATGGCTCTGTGAATATGATTATAAAGTTTATTCACGGAACTAACCCAGAAGATGGTTTCGACGAAATTGTTCGTGCGGTTACACGAATAAGAGGAGAGCTACCGGATGATGTGCAGAATGTCATCTTCTTTAAAGCGTCCCCAACCACAGTTAATGTTTTACAGTTAGCTATTTCGCATCCTGACAATGATTGGCAAACCATTCAACGCGGTGCCAATAAACTAAAAAACCTATTGCAAGCGTTACCAAATATCCAACAGTCCGAAGTATGGGGCTTGCCTCAGTTAGTCGTTGCGGTAGATGTTGATCCTGCAAAACTGATTCGCTATAAAGTTAATATTCAAGAAGTAATGGCGGCAGTCGCGGAAAGAGGTCAATCAACACACGCAGGATATATCGATGATAAACAAGTTAGGTTTACGATAAACTTGTCCGGTGAGTATAAAGATATATCGCAACTGCAAAATACAGTGATCAAAATGCACGACTCAGCGCAAATTACCCTCGCTGATGTAGCAAGTGTAAAAATAGACTTTAATAACCCTGACAACTTAGCGTTTGTAGCCGATAAACCAGTTGTTTTTGTCACCGCTCAACAGCGTATGGGCGCCAACATTTATGAACTTGGTGGACAAGTCGAGCAGGTGCTTGCCGAATTTTCTACATCTCATCCAGACTTACAAACTCAAACTATATTTGCTCAAGAAGATAGTGTTCATTATCGAATTAACGGCTTTTTAAGAGATCTCGCGAGTGGCCTTTTATTAATTTTAGTTTGCCTGTTTTTCTTTATGGGCTTCAAACAGTCGTTTTGGGTATCTTTGGCGTTACCAATTACTATTTTTGCAACGCTAACGATTATGAACTTGATGGGGTTTGTATTGCAGCAAATGACCATCGCCGGACTTATCGTGGCCTTAGGACTATTAGTAGATAACTCTTTAGTAGTCGTCGAACAATTTGTGAAGGTACAAGATAAGGTGTCGAGTCGAATTGAGGCAATTAAACAGGTGATTAGTGATGTTGGTTTGCCATTAATGTCCGGCACGTTAACTACGGTATTTGCGTTTTTACCGTTATTGCTATTACAAAGTGACACCGGCGACTTTATGAGAGCCTTGCCTGTATCTGTCTCTATTTCATTACTGGTGTCGTTAGTCGTTGCTCTTATTGTTTTACCGGTATTAATGAGTGTGTTTGGTGTTTCAAAGGAGTCGAGTTGGACACTGTCGTACAAGTTAAATAAGTTTGCCGAGGGTTGGTTCTCTAAACTGTTAAATAAGCTGTTAGTGAGACCTATCTTGGTGCTTTTGGTATTTGCAGTTGGGTTATTTGCTTGTATTAGCTTAATGTCGAAAGTGGGCGTAAGTCTATTTCCAAAAGCAGAGAAAAGCATGCTGGTGGTTAATTTAGAAACGCCGGTACAGTCCTCACTTGCCTTTACTCAAGAGTCTGCGTTAAAGCTAAGCGAAGAGTTACAAAAGTTAAAATATGTAAAAAATGTGGTGACAACCGTCGGTGCCACAAGTCCACGCATATACTACAACCATACGTCAGATCGTGGGCGTGCCAATTATGCACAGTTAATGGTGATAGCTGACAATTACGAAAAAGATAAAATTCAAAGCATGATTAATACGATACGAACTAAATATGCGAATTCTAGTTTAGGGAAAATCAACGTCTTTGAATTTCAACAAGGTCCAGTAACCGACAGGCCTATTACGTTTAGAATATTAGGTGACGATTTAGATCAGCTTGCTAATCGGGCCGCAGAATTACAGGCCTACATCGAAAGCCTTGAACATACTTTTGATGTGCGCAACATCACGGCAGAGTCTGGTTTTGCTTACGATATAAAAATAGACGAAATTAAAGCAAAGCAGCGCAATGTCGATCTTGCTTCGGCGGAGCAACAAGTGAGTTTAATGATTGATGGCGAGTTTGCAGCAGAAATTAACGACCGTTTTGGTCAGGCCTATCCAATTTTAATTCGTAGTCAGCAAGAATCGGTAGACGCGTTAGAGTCACTGTATATCAAAAATAATGCCGGTCTTGATATTCCTTTATCAGCGATTGCATCGATACAAGCCACACGTTTAAAACCGGCGTTTTATCATTATCAACGTATTAGAATGGCTCGCGTTTCTGCCGATGTGGTTCAGCCTGGCAATGTGGCTGAAATCACAGCAAAAATTGAAGACTACTTGCAAAGCTTGTCGTGGCATAACGGCTTAAGCTATAAGGTTGGTGGCGAAGAAGAGGCACGAAAAGAGAGTTTTGGTGGGTTATCACAAATACTCATCGTGGTAGTGGTAAGTATTTTTGTGCTGCTATTTATTCAGTTTAATAGTTTTGCACAGCCATTAGTTATTATAAGTCTGTTACCCATTGCCTTTGCCGGATCGGTATTTGGTATGTTCATAACTAGCTTAAGTTTTTCCATGATGGCGTTTATTGGTTTAATTAGCTTGATTGGTATCATGGTGAACGATGCAATTATTGTGGTGGATGGTTTTAATCGAGGCCGTTATCGTTTTAACTCAGCGAAAGAAGCGATGGTCGCGTCGGTAGCGAGTCGATTCACGCCAGTCATTCTTACCTCATTAACGACAGTGGTAGGTTTGTTACCATTAACACTCTATGGTGGTGATTTATGGCAACCTATGGGTACCGTAATAATTACAGGGTTAGCATTTACTACCTTAGCGTCGTTAATTTGGGTGCCGGCCCTAACGCTTATTTTAACTAGGCGTAAATAA
- a CDS encoding ExeA family protein — protein MYEEFFGLTRKPFQLTPDPEIFFASTGHQKALSYLQYGLTQSEGFIVITGNVGTGKTTIANHLISQLEEENIVARQLVTPNLSPDDLIISITKLFRLHPEGDTKAAHIAELTDYMRRLSAMGRRMLLIIDEAQNLPVESIEELRMLSNIQVDGKSIIQSFLLGQTELEGVLSAPIMEQFRQRVIASASLNPLGELELYNYINFRMNKAGWQGEPLFSQEAVSLVHKFTDGIPRKINTFLDRVLLFTFMEEKHTIDVDVINDVIKEVSSELNHQVDDVQTIRHSGIPATASNPNAGGNKTDLSGRDKDFMPSESELADLNSALMGSGLNTEKIETLLESILMMSRRSLLVQSQILKELKIQNESSANSADTSTDNKT, from the coding sequence ATGTACGAGGAGTTTTTTGGGTTAACACGCAAGCCATTTCAGTTGACCCCAGATCCTGAGATCTTTTTTGCTAGTACAGGTCATCAAAAGGCGCTGTCCTATTTACAATATGGCCTTACTCAAAGCGAAGGTTTTATTGTTATTACAGGCAATGTAGGCACAGGTAAAACAACAATCGCCAATCACTTAATTTCACAGTTAGAAGAAGAAAATATTGTCGCTCGACAGCTAGTTACGCCTAACTTATCTCCAGACGATTTAATAATATCTATAACCAAGTTATTTAGGCTACACCCAGAGGGCGATACTAAAGCCGCTCATATTGCTGAGTTAACTGACTATATGCGTCGTTTGAGTGCGATGGGACGCAGAATGTTGCTTATCATAGATGAAGCCCAAAACTTACCGGTTGAGTCTATTGAAGAGCTGAGAATGTTATCGAATATTCAGGTTGATGGTAAGTCGATTATCCAAAGCTTTTTACTCGGTCAAACGGAACTAGAAGGTGTACTGAGTGCACCAATCATGGAGCAGTTTAGGCAACGAGTCATCGCATCTGCAAGCCTAAACCCACTCGGTGAGTTAGAACTATATAATTATATAAACTTCCGCATGAATAAGGCTGGTTGGCAAGGGGAGCCTTTGTTTTCGCAAGAGGCTGTGTCTTTAGTACATAAATTCACAGACGGAATCCCTCGTAAAATCAATACCTTTTTAGATCGCGTTCTGTTATTCACCTTTATGGAAGAAAAACATACCATAGATGTTGATGTTATTAATGACGTGATCAAAGAGGTTTCAAGTGAGCTTAATCATCAGGTAGATGACGTCCAAACTATTCGACATTCTGGTATACCAGCGACGGCTTCTAATCCAAATGCTGGTGGTAATAAAACTGATTTATCAGGCAGAGATAAAGACTTTATGCCATCGGAGTCTGAGCTTGCAGATCTTAACTCTGCATTAATGGGCAGTGGACTAAATACCGAAAAAATTGAAACGCTACTAGAGTCTATTTTAATGATGAGTCGTCGTTCTTTATTGGTACAAAGTCAGATTCTAAAAGAGCTAAAAATTCAAAATGAATCAAGCGCAAACTCAGCTGACACTAGTACTGACAATAAAACTTAA
- a CDS encoding helix-turn-helix transcriptional regulator translates to MAKLIPIANTVKELRERHGNMTQGQLGDLVGVTRQTVAAIEQRRYSPSLETAFRIAREFNVGLDDLFTWQGD, encoded by the coding sequence GTGGCTAAATTAATTCCTATCGCTAATACGGTAAAAGAATTAAGAGAGCGCCATGGCAATATGACTCAAGGACAATTGGGTGACTTAGTGGGTGTTACTCGCCAAACGGTTGCAGCAATTGAACAGCGTCGATATTCACCATCATTAGAAACGGCGTTTCGAATCGCTAGAGAGTTTAATGTTGGTTTGGACGATCTATTTACCTGGCAGGGCGACTAG
- the prsR gene encoding PEP-CTERM-box response regulator transcription factor — MDKLLIVEDDLGIQKQLKWGLSDYELIFAEDRQKAISQLRRHEPKVVTLDLGLPPDPANASEGLAILAEIMSLAPNTKVIVVTGNSDKANALKAIELGAYDFYQKPIDMETLSIIVGRAFHLAKLEAEHRSLQHGQNPFGGIIGNSPDIQKACRLAERIAKADITTLLLGESGTGKEVFARAIHDASPRNKGPFVAINCASIPDNLLESELFGYEKGAFTGAAKTTKGKVEFANGGTLFLDEIGDMPLNLQAKMLRFLQERVIERVGGRSEISVNVRVICATHRDLPDMSKREEFREDLYYRVGEVTIEIPPLRDRSGDVVVLAKHFLNIFNKEFSQNVRGFSEDAIQAMMNHNWSGNIRELQNKLKSAVIISDANLITAEDLGFYNVASSDNEVTELNLKAVRENAESQAIRTAFAQAKHNISRTAELLGVTRPTLYSLIDKYNLKDIKPD; from the coding sequence ATGGACAAGTTATTAATTGTTGAAGACGACTTAGGTATTCAAAAGCAACTTAAATGGGGCTTATCTGATTATGAATTGATTTTTGCCGAGGACCGTCAAAAAGCTATTTCTCAATTACGCCGCCATGAGCCAAAAGTTGTTACGTTAGATTTGGGCTTGCCACCTGACCCGGCCAATGCTTCTGAAGGCTTAGCTATTCTTGCTGAAATAATGTCACTCGCGCCGAATACCAAAGTTATTGTTGTTACTGGCAACTCTGACAAAGCCAATGCATTAAAAGCGATTGAGCTAGGAGCTTACGATTTTTATCAGAAACCTATTGATATGGAGACGCTGTCGATTATTGTTGGTCGCGCTTTCCACCTTGCTAAATTAGAAGCCGAACATCGCTCGTTGCAACATGGCCAAAATCCGTTCGGTGGTATTATTGGAAATAGCCCTGATATTCAAAAGGCATGTCGTTTAGCAGAGCGAATTGCGAAAGCAGACATCACTACCTTATTGCTTGGCGAAAGTGGTACAGGTAAAGAAGTATTCGCACGCGCCATTCATGATGCTAGTCCGAGAAACAAAGGGCCGTTTGTTGCAATTAACTGCGCGTCTATTCCAGATAATTTGTTAGAAAGTGAGCTTTTTGGTTACGAAAAAGGTGCATTTACCGGCGCCGCTAAAACCACCAAAGGTAAAGTCGAGTTTGCGAACGGTGGCACTTTATTTTTAGATGAAATTGGCGATATGCCATTAAATTTACAAGCCAAGATGTTACGTTTTTTACAAGAGCGTGTAATCGAACGTGTTGGCGGGCGTAGTGAAATTTCCGTTAATGTTCGGGTTATTTGCGCGACACATCGTGATTTACCAGATATGTCAAAGCGTGAAGAGTTTCGTGAAGACTTATATTATCGTGTCGGTGAAGTCACGATAGAAATTCCACCGTTACGCGATCGAAGTGGTGATGTTGTTGTATTAGCAAAGCACTTTCTAAATATTTTTAATAAAGAGTTTTCGCAGAATGTACGAGGTTTCTCGGAAGATGCCATTCAAGCCATGATGAACCATAATTGGTCGGGTAATATTCGTGAGCTACAAAACAAATTAAAGTCAGCAGTAATTATTTCTGATGCTAATTTAATTACCGCTGAAGATTTAGGTTTTTATAATGTTGCTTCAAGTGACAATGAAGTGACCGAGCTGAATTTAAAAGCGGTAAGAGAAAACGCCGAAAGCCAGGCTATAAGAACCGCATTTGCACAGGCAAAGCATAATATTTCACGCACGGCTGAACTGCTTGGAGTAACACGCCCAACCCTTTATTCTTTGATTGATAAGTACAATTTAAAAGACATAAAGCCAGATTAA
- the prsK gene encoding XrtA/PEP-CTERM system histidine kinase PrsK: MEIAYFIGLTLCLLGYLTNAALLFGSRAKGPVRSIFLLTYITMVIWVIGYALGASVSSSPFFISPLLESFQIAMWTLLLLAILDSQHEKISSFIRGKFVLTIGFLVVIFNMAIFSPLLSPALELQIIIGASLLGSIIQLILIEQIYRSAGDNKWAYKPLVLGLAMVNIFHLVMMSNALLLSNVDINYLASRPYIYAMLTPFLLLSMKRVSAWNLRVFISRDVVLNSSLLLFSGIYLLIMALTGYIIQQIGASWSGVIQTVFIAGALVALAYIFISESLRKYFRTYIQKHFYANQFDYREEWLKLTNTLNEAEGDKDFYVTSLKGVCGSLHYSTGAYIVRRHEHLELTTPDVFGLSHKGMLELHCLIPKLDKSHWILDLPDFDREEYKTHFSDCKVEALMADGIEIVLPIFINKELHGCFLLSSKNADRIKINWEIRDYLTAVSSQVSSFIRSGEAKERLEENAKFAAFNRMSAFVVHDLKNVIAQIGMIVSNSKKFRDNPEFIDDTFETLEHTKVRMDKMLTQLKDKQQQRSSEALIEVNRTLSEVVEQFQNAKPKPLFVAHPNELSIALDKDRFSSVIGHLIDNAQQATDENGSVLVKLTLDSHKQDIKIIISDTGIGMSQDFIDNQLFKPFETTKGNAGMGVGVYEAKTFAAESGGILTVNSDLGIGTTFVMCLPLTTRED; this comes from the coding sequence GTGGAAATCGCATATTTTATCGGCCTAACTTTATGTTTGCTTGGATATTTAACCAATGCTGCGCTTTTATTTGGTAGTCGAGCAAAAGGTCCGGTTCGTTCAATATTTTTACTTACCTATATAACCATGGTTATTTGGGTGATTGGTTATGCGCTAGGCGCTTCTGTATCAAGTTCACCGTTTTTCATATCACCATTGCTAGAATCTTTTCAAATTGCAATGTGGACGCTTTTGTTACTGGCAATATTAGACTCGCAGCACGAAAAGATTAGCAGTTTTATTAGAGGTAAGTTTGTACTAACTATTGGCTTTCTAGTTGTCATATTTAATATGGCGATATTTTCTCCACTTTTAAGTCCCGCTTTAGAACTGCAAATTATTATTGGCGCGAGCCTGCTTGGTAGCATCATTCAGCTTATTCTTATTGAACAAATTTATCGTAGTGCAGGTGACAATAAATGGGCTTATAAGCCTTTGGTATTGGGCTTGGCAATGGTAAACATTTTTCACTTAGTGATGATGTCGAATGCCTTGTTATTAAGTAATGTTGATATTAATTACTTAGCTTCGAGACCCTATATATATGCGATGTTAACGCCTTTCCTATTGCTGAGCATGAAACGAGTTTCGGCATGGAATTTACGCGTATTTATCTCTAGAGATGTTGTATTAAACAGTTCTCTCTTGCTGTTTTCAGGTATTTATCTGTTGATCATGGCGTTGACGGGCTACATTATTCAGCAAATTGGGGCTTCTTGGTCAGGAGTAATACAAACGGTATTTATTGCTGGAGCTTTAGTTGCTTTGGCTTATATCTTTATTTCAGAGTCACTTCGCAAATATTTCCGCACTTATATTCAAAAGCATTTTTACGCAAATCAGTTTGACTATCGCGAAGAGTGGTTAAAGTTAACAAATACCCTAAATGAAGCGGAAGGCGATAAAGACTTTTACGTTACTAGCCTTAAAGGGGTTTGTGGCTCGCTACATTATTCTACCGGTGCTTATATCGTGCGTAGACATGAACACTTAGAATTAACCACGCCCGATGTTTTTGGACTGTCACACAAAGGCATGCTTGAATTACATTGCCTCATTCCAAAGCTAGATAAAAGTCACTGGATTTTAGACTTGCCAGATTTTGACCGAGAAGAATATAAAACTCATTTTAGTGACTGCAAAGTCGAGGCGTTAATGGCCGACGGCATAGAAATAGTCTTGCCAATCTTTATTAATAAAGAACTACATGGCTGCTTTTTATTATCCAGTAAAAATGCCGACCGAATTAAAATTAACTGGGAAATACGAGACTATCTAACCGCAGTATCGTCACAGGTAAGTAGCTTTATTCGATCAGGTGAAGCAAAAGAACGGCTAGAAGAGAACGCAAAATTTGCTGCTTTTAATAGAATGTCAGCGTTTGTTGTACATGACCTTAAAAACGTTATCGCTCAAATCGGTATGATTGTTAGTAACAGCAAGAAGTTTAGAGATAACCCAGAATTTATAGATGATACCTTTGAAACGCTCGAGCACACTAAGGTTCGCATGGATAAAATGCTAACGCAGCTGAAGGACAAACAGCAACAAAGAAGCTCGGAGGCCCTGATAGAGGTTAATCGGACGTTATCGGAAGTTGTTGAACAATTTCAAAATGCTAAACCTAAGCCGTTATTTGTTGCACACCCAAACGAGCTATCAATTGCACTTGATAAAGACAGGTTTAGTTCCGTTATCGGCCATCTCATCGACAATGCCCAACAAGCAACAGACGAAAACGGATCTGTTCTGGTGAAGCTTACATTGGACAGCCATAAGCAAGATATTAAGATTATTATTTCCGATACAGGCATTGGAATGAGCCAAGATTTCATTGATAATCAACTATTCAAGCCATTTGAAACCACAAAAGGAAATGCAGGCATGGGCGTTGGTGTATACGAAGCAAAAACCTTTGCTGCAGAAAGTGGTGGCATATTAACGGTAAATAGTGATTTGGGAATTGGCACCACTTTTGTGATGTGCTTACCTCTGACGACAAGGGAAGACTAA
- a CDS encoding trypsin-like peptidase domain-containing protein, whose translation MTGLVNQFCGSRSVVALYALLCVIFTPFLVSNAQAHEPNKLIELANATKQSVVGVGVYNPLSAPRYQLRGTGFVVSSNATSSIIATNHHVVNGDEYLADKAQISVHVGESTKARFYNATLIAQDERADVAIIKIDAPLPAMQLSGAKYNAPAGSQIMMAGLPIGSVLGLFKAINIGYVSAFVPQAIPQQNASQLSIEMIKRLRDPLFVYQLDVTAYPGNSGSPVVEVKSGKVIAIINSVLVKKTRESVLSDPSGISYAIPVSEIHELLKQVPQ comes from the coding sequence ATGACAGGCTTGGTTAATCAGTTTTGCGGTTCTAGATCAGTCGTTGCATTGTATGCATTGCTATGTGTGATATTTACTCCTTTTTTAGTGTCTAATGCACAAGCCCACGAGCCAAACAAGCTCATTGAATTGGCCAACGCAACTAAGCAATCGGTTGTTGGTGTCGGTGTTTATAACCCGTTAAGTGCACCACGATATCAATTACGCGGTACAGGCTTTGTTGTTAGCTCAAACGCTACGAGTAGCATCATTGCGACTAATCATCATGTGGTTAATGGTGATGAATACTTGGCGGATAAAGCGCAGATTTCGGTGCATGTTGGTGAGAGTACTAAAGCTCGCTTTTATAACGCGACGTTGATTGCACAGGACGAACGTGCCGATGTTGCGATTATTAAAATAGATGCACCTCTACCCGCAATGCAATTAAGCGGTGCTAAATATAACGCGCCGGCTGGCAGCCAAATTATGATGGCCGGTTTGCCAATTGGTTCGGTATTGGGTTTGTTTAAAGCAATTAATATTGGTTATGTGTCAGCCTTTGTGCCTCAAGCGATTCCTCAACAAAATGCCAGTCAGTTATCAATTGAAATGATTAAAAGGCTTCGCGACCCACTTTTTGTATATCAACTTGATGTTACAGCGTACCCTGGCAATAGCGGTAGCCCGGTTGTTGAGGTTAAATCTGGAAAGGTCATCGCCATTATTAATAGTGTGCTAGTGAAAAAGACCCGTGAGAGTGTATTATCAGATCCTAGTGGTATTAGTTATGCGATTCCTGTTTCAGAAATACATGAGTTGCTTAAACAAGTGCCTCAGTAG
- a CDS encoding nucleotidyltransferase domain-containing protein, whose amino-acid sequence MSNLLISIYNNPAKIEHLTLDEWSKVVTHGRDQNMLGRLWWRIQVHHCEEFVPNKVKIHFANSNKFVAQQKVNINRELNEIATCLSERNIPSTVLKGAAYIALSSDTSNGRIFNDIDILVDKAQLREAEIALMTLGYFHNKETDYDKRYFREWMHEIQPLVHNKRFTTIDLHHNILPLTNKKHFNANRLNAVLLPQLKMQTLDEIDRFIHSATHLFTEGEFPHAIRDITDLIILYNEISDANASSRLLDRARALGLETYIELALYFVLLNIGDKKGFDSVEQLINRRFITAQVTLPSYHFVFSADTVEQDGIRQRFALFWLYMRSHLIKMPIHILIPHLCRKFIYNFKERYLEDKSKDKQNDRLG is encoded by the coding sequence ATGAGTAATCTTTTAATCTCAATATATAATAACCCCGCAAAGATCGAGCATTTAACGCTAGATGAGTGGAGTAAAGTTGTCACTCATGGTCGAGATCAAAATATGCTTGGGCGATTATGGTGGCGAATTCAAGTGCATCATTGTGAAGAATTTGTACCAAATAAAGTAAAGATTCACTTCGCTAATTCCAATAAGTTTGTCGCTCAACAAAAAGTTAACATTAACAGAGAGCTTAACGAAATAGCCACTTGCTTGTCTGAGCGAAACATCCCTTCTACTGTTTTAAAAGGCGCGGCTTATATTGCGCTATCATCAGATACTAGCAATGGCCGAATTTTTAACGATATCGATATTCTTGTCGACAAGGCCCAATTGCGGGAAGCAGAAATAGCCTTGATGACGTTGGGTTATTTTCATAATAAAGAAACTGATTATGACAAACGTTATTTTCGAGAGTGGATGCATGAAATTCAACCTTTAGTGCACAACAAAAGGTTCACTACGATAGATTTACATCACAACATCTTGCCTTTGACGAACAAAAAGCACTTCAATGCAAATCGGTTAAACGCGGTATTGTTACCACAGTTAAAAATGCAAACTCTAGACGAGATCGATAGGTTTATTCATAGCGCAACTCACTTGTTTACTGAAGGTGAGTTTCCTCACGCTATTCGAGACATTACAGACTTAATTATTTTATATAACGAAATAAGCGACGCCAATGCATCTAGCCGGTTGTTAGACAGAGCTAGGGCGTTAGGACTAGAGACTTATATTGAGTTGGCGTTATACTTTGTATTACTAAATATTGGCGATAAAAAGGGTTTCGATTCTGTAGAACAGCTCATTAATCGACGCTTTATTACTGCGCAAGTTACCTTGCCGTCTTATCACTTTGTATTTAGCGCCGACACTGTAGAGCAAGATGGTATTAGACAACGCTTTGCATTATTTTGGCTATATATGCGAAGCCACCTCATTAAAATGCCAATACATATTTTAATACCGCACTTATGTCGAAAGTTTATATATAACTTTAAAGAACGCTATTTAGAAGATAAATCAAAGGATAAACAAAATGACAGGCTTGGTTAA